A genomic segment from Drosophila miranda strain MSH22 chromosome 3, D.miranda_PacBio2.1, whole genome shotgun sequence encodes:
- the LOC108160573 gene encoding lysophosphatidylserine lipase ABHD12 isoform X1, with translation MSGLYSTINTIFYATIIPGAIFISWLIGLVGLRCLQVCLLFFILVLVVLPLVFRYSVTLQRGILFLTFITYPKGLDLTNPAGIGLYATRNFYITVKDNESDEDGVRIGVWHVLPRNAVRRFKRELKVEEAFDQDIVTDERRDDDYEQELRRLAPAIKSEFPSIVPENQQLFFERLLRMPGGTVVIYLHGNTATRGSGHRSEVYKLLRNLNYHVLSFDYRGYADSDPVSPTEEGVVRDAMMVYEYIANVTSNPVIIWGHSLGTGVATHMCARLAHLKERAPRGVILESPFTNIRDEIRLHPFSRIFKHLPWFDFAISRPMYSNRLRFESDIHVHEFPQPIMIIHAEDDVVVPFHLGYQLYRIALDSRSRAWGPVEFHRFDRSKRYGHKYLCRAPELPGLVQHFVDNYRNAVY, from the exons ATGAGTGGGCTTTATAGTACTATAAACACAATATTCTATGCTACAATCATTCCCGGAGCGATCTTCATTAGTTGGCTAATTGGGCT GGTGGGCCTGCGCTGCCTGCAAGTATGCCTGCTGTTCTTCATCCTGGTGTTGGTGGTGCTGCCACTGGTTTTCCGCTATTCGGTGACGCTCCAGCGCGGCATCCTCTTCCTCACATTCA TCACCTACCCGAAGGGCCTCGACCTCACCAATCCTGCCGGCATCGGACTCTACGCGACACGGAACTTCTACATAACCGTCAAGGATAATGAATCGGACGAGGATGGGGTGCGCATTGGAGTGTGGCACGTGCTGCCGAGGAACGCGGTTCGCCGCTTCAAGCGGGAGCTGAAAGTGGAGGAGGCCTTCGACCAGGACATCGTAACAGATGAGCGCAGGGACGACGACTACGAGCAGGAGCTCAGGCGCCTGGCTCCGGCCATCAAGTCGGAGTTCCCCTCGATCGTGCCCGAGAACCAGCAGCTGTTCTTCGAGCGTCTACTACGGATGCCCGGCGGTACCGTAGTCATCTATCTGCACGGCAACACGGCCACCCGGGGCAGCGGCCACCGCTCGGAGGTGTACAAGCTGCTGCGGAACCTCAACTACCATGTCTTGTCCTTCGACTATCGCGGCTACGCCGACTCGGATCCCGTCTCGCCCACGGAGGAGGGTGTGGTCCGGGACGCCATGATGGTGTACGAGTACATAGCGAATGTGACCTCCAATCCGGTCATCATATGGGGTCACTCTCTGGGCACGGGCGTGGCCACGCACATGTGCGCCAGGCTGGCCCATCTGAAAGAGCGGGCGCCACGCGGCGTCATCTTAGAGAGCCCGTTCACCAACATCCGAGACGAGATCCGGCTCCACCCCTTTTCAAGGATCTTCAAGCACCTGCCCTGGTTCGACTTCGCGATCTCGCGACCCATGTACAGCAACCGCCTGCGCTTCGAGTCGGACATCCACGTGCATGAGTTCCCGCAGCCCATTATGATCATCCACGCCGAGGACGACGTGGTAGTGCCCTTCCACCTGGGCTACCAGTTGTACCGCATCGCCCTCGACAGCCGGAGTAGGGCGTGGGGACCCGTGGAGTTCCACCGCTTTGACCGGAGCAAGCGGTACGGCCACAAGTATCTGTGCCGGGCGCCCGAGCTGCCCGGCTTGGTGCAGCATTTCGTGGATAACTATCGCAATGCCGTCTACTAG
- the LOC108160573 gene encoding lysophosphatidylserine lipase ABHD12 isoform X3, with translation MYLVLWVGLRCLQVCLLFFILVLVVLPLVFRYSVTLQRGILFLTFITYPKGLDLTNPAGIGLYATRNFYITVKDNESDEDGVRIGVWHVLPRNAVRRFKRELKVEEAFDQDIVTDERRDDDYEQELRRLAPAIKSEFPSIVPENQQLFFERLLRMPGGTVVIYLHGNTATRGSGHRSEVYKLLRNLNYHVLSFDYRGYADSDPVSPTEEGVVRDAMMVYEYIANVTSNPVIIWGHSLGTGVATHMCARLAHLKERAPRGVILESPFTNIRDEIRLHPFSRIFKHLPWFDFAISRPMYSNRLRFESDIHVHEFPQPIMIIHAEDDVVVPFHLGYQLYRIALDSRSRAWGPVEFHRFDRSKRYGHKYLCRAPELPGLVQHFVDNYRNAVY, from the exons ATGTATCTCGTCTTGTG GGTGGGCCTGCGCTGCCTGCAAGTATGCCTGCTGTTCTTCATCCTGGTGTTGGTGGTGCTGCCACTGGTTTTCCGCTATTCGGTGACGCTCCAGCGCGGCATCCTCTTCCTCACATTCA TCACCTACCCGAAGGGCCTCGACCTCACCAATCCTGCCGGCATCGGACTCTACGCGACACGGAACTTCTACATAACCGTCAAGGATAATGAATCGGACGAGGATGGGGTGCGCATTGGAGTGTGGCACGTGCTGCCGAGGAACGCGGTTCGCCGCTTCAAGCGGGAGCTGAAAGTGGAGGAGGCCTTCGACCAGGACATCGTAACAGATGAGCGCAGGGACGACGACTACGAGCAGGAGCTCAGGCGCCTGGCTCCGGCCATCAAGTCGGAGTTCCCCTCGATCGTGCCCGAGAACCAGCAGCTGTTCTTCGAGCGTCTACTACGGATGCCCGGCGGTACCGTAGTCATCTATCTGCACGGCAACACGGCCACCCGGGGCAGCGGCCACCGCTCGGAGGTGTACAAGCTGCTGCGGAACCTCAACTACCATGTCTTGTCCTTCGACTATCGCGGCTACGCCGACTCGGATCCCGTCTCGCCCACGGAGGAGGGTGTGGTCCGGGACGCCATGATGGTGTACGAGTACATAGCGAATGTGACCTCCAATCCGGTCATCATATGGGGTCACTCTCTGGGCACGGGCGTGGCCACGCACATGTGCGCCAGGCTGGCCCATCTGAAAGAGCGGGCGCCACGCGGCGTCATCTTAGAGAGCCCGTTCACCAACATCCGAGACGAGATCCGGCTCCACCCCTTTTCAAGGATCTTCAAGCACCTGCCCTGGTTCGACTTCGCGATCTCGCGACCCATGTACAGCAACCGCCTGCGCTTCGAGTCGGACATCCACGTGCATGAGTTCCCGCAGCCCATTATGATCATCCACGCCGAGGACGACGTGGTAGTGCCCTTCCACCTGGGCTACCAGTTGTACCGCATCGCCCTCGACAGCCGGAGTAGGGCGTGGGGACCCGTGGAGTTCCACCGCTTTGACCGGAGCAAGCGGTACGGCCACAAGTATCTGTGCCGGGCGCCCGAGCTGCCCGGCTTGGTGCAGCATTTCGTGGATAACTATCGCAATGCCGTCTACTAG
- the LOC108160573 gene encoding lysophosphatidylserine lipase ABHD12 isoform X2, with protein sequence MLFARRRHFFKRVGLRCLQVCLLFFILVLVVLPLVFRYSVTLQRGILFLTFITYPKGLDLTNPAGIGLYATRNFYITVKDNESDEDGVRIGVWHVLPRNAVRRFKRELKVEEAFDQDIVTDERRDDDYEQELRRLAPAIKSEFPSIVPENQQLFFERLLRMPGGTVVIYLHGNTATRGSGHRSEVYKLLRNLNYHVLSFDYRGYADSDPVSPTEEGVVRDAMMVYEYIANVTSNPVIIWGHSLGTGVATHMCARLAHLKERAPRGVILESPFTNIRDEIRLHPFSRIFKHLPWFDFAISRPMYSNRLRFESDIHVHEFPQPIMIIHAEDDVVVPFHLGYQLYRIALDSRSRAWGPVEFHRFDRSKRYGHKYLCRAPELPGLVQHFVDNYRNAVY encoded by the exons ATGCTTTTTGCGCGTAGGCGGCATTTCTTCAAGAG GGTGGGCCTGCGCTGCCTGCAAGTATGCCTGCTGTTCTTCATCCTGGTGTTGGTGGTGCTGCCACTGGTTTTCCGCTATTCGGTGACGCTCCAGCGCGGCATCCTCTTCCTCACATTCA TCACCTACCCGAAGGGCCTCGACCTCACCAATCCTGCCGGCATCGGACTCTACGCGACACGGAACTTCTACATAACCGTCAAGGATAATGAATCGGACGAGGATGGGGTGCGCATTGGAGTGTGGCACGTGCTGCCGAGGAACGCGGTTCGCCGCTTCAAGCGGGAGCTGAAAGTGGAGGAGGCCTTCGACCAGGACATCGTAACAGATGAGCGCAGGGACGACGACTACGAGCAGGAGCTCAGGCGCCTGGCTCCGGCCATCAAGTCGGAGTTCCCCTCGATCGTGCCCGAGAACCAGCAGCTGTTCTTCGAGCGTCTACTACGGATGCCCGGCGGTACCGTAGTCATCTATCTGCACGGCAACACGGCCACCCGGGGCAGCGGCCACCGCTCGGAGGTGTACAAGCTGCTGCGGAACCTCAACTACCATGTCTTGTCCTTCGACTATCGCGGCTACGCCGACTCGGATCCCGTCTCGCCCACGGAGGAGGGTGTGGTCCGGGACGCCATGATGGTGTACGAGTACATAGCGAATGTGACCTCCAATCCGGTCATCATATGGGGTCACTCTCTGGGCACGGGCGTGGCCACGCACATGTGCGCCAGGCTGGCCCATCTGAAAGAGCGGGCGCCACGCGGCGTCATCTTAGAGAGCCCGTTCACCAACATCCGAGACGAGATCCGGCTCCACCCCTTTTCAAGGATCTTCAAGCACCTGCCCTGGTTCGACTTCGCGATCTCGCGACCCATGTACAGCAACCGCCTGCGCTTCGAGTCGGACATCCACGTGCATGAGTTCCCGCAGCCCATTATGATCATCCACGCCGAGGACGACGTGGTAGTGCCCTTCCACCTGGGCTACCAGTTGTACCGCATCGCCCTCGACAGCCGGAGTAGGGCGTGGGGACCCGTGGAGTTCCACCGCTTTGACCGGAGCAAGCGGTACGGCCACAAGTATCTGTGCCGGGCGCCCGAGCTGCCCGGCTTGGTGCAGCATTTCGTGGATAACTATCGCAATGCCGTCTACTAG